A single genomic interval of Demequina sp. NBRC 110054 harbors:
- a CDS encoding YgjV family protein: protein MDVFYEVFGWIGSILIVVSLMQARMLVFRWMNLVGSLVATAYNLIYGIWPYVAMNVAIVIINAYWLNRLYREANDPDVYQVLPTPSDSPFVLHLLRTHSTDIAHFAPDFTPEPAAEDRRHTFLVVRGDEAVGVVAVREAGNGVGEVELDWVKPRFRDFTPGRFVYRDSRALPDAGFRQVRLTPHEMTDREYLRKAGFRTERTEWVRDLTA from the coding sequence ATGGACGTGTTCTACGAGGTCTTCGGCTGGATCGGCTCGATCCTCATCGTGGTGTCGCTCATGCAGGCGCGCATGCTCGTGTTCCGCTGGATGAACCTGGTGGGCTCGCTGGTCGCCACCGCATACAACCTCATCTACGGCATCTGGCCCTACGTCGCGATGAACGTGGCGATCGTCATCATCAACGCCTACTGGCTCAACCGGCTGTACCGCGAGGCCAACGACCCGGATGTCTACCAGGTGCTTCCCACGCCCTCGGACAGCCCGTTCGTCCTCCACCTGCTGAGGACCCACAGCACCGACATCGCACACTTCGCGCCCGACTTCACGCCCGAGCCCGCCGCCGAGGATCGCCGCCACACCTTCCTCGTCGTCCGGGGGGACGAGGCCGTGGGCGTGGTGGCCGTCCGCGAGGCTGGCAACGGCGTCGGCGAGGTCGAGCTCGACTGGGTCAAGCCCCGCTTCCGCGACTTCACCCCCGGCCGCTTCGTCTACCGTGACTCGAGGGCGCTGCCCGACGCGGGATTCCGGCAGGTGCGGCTCACGCCGCATGAGATGACCGACCGCGAGTATCTGCGCAAGGCGGGCTTCCGCACCGAGCGCACCGAATGGGTAAGGGACCTGACTGCATGA
- a CDS encoding RNA-binding S4 domain-containing protein, with the protein MTESVRADVWVWAVRLAKTRTQATDACKAGHIRVRGERAKPATPVRVGDQVIVKGGDRDRIVLVTKLLLKRVGAEPARAAYEDHSPPPPKREHAAAFAVRDRGAGKPTKRERRQLDRLRGRR; encoded by the coding sequence ATGACCGAGTCAGTGCGCGCCGACGTCTGGGTGTGGGCGGTGCGGCTCGCGAAGACGCGCACGCAGGCCACCGATGCGTGCAAGGCGGGCCATATCCGGGTCAGGGGCGAGCGCGCCAAGCCCGCGACGCCGGTCCGCGTGGGCGACCAGGTGATCGTCAAGGGAGGCGACCGCGACCGCATCGTCCTGGTGACGAAGCTGCTCCTCAAGCGCGTCGGCGCGGAGCCCGCGCGCGCCGCCTACGAGGACCACAGCCCTCCGCCTCCCAAGCGTGAGCATGCCGCGGCGTTCGCCGTGCGCGACCGCGGCGCGGGCAAGCCCACCAAGCGCGAGCGGCGGCAGCTCGATCGCCTCAGAGGCCGACGCTAG
- a CDS encoding methyl-accepting chemotaxis protein, protein MDNPETPRRGPRFGLAAQIFTAVGSVVAVLAIVGTVSVLTQRATTQSNFELLDSQARMNDSVMALDDALWDARSTEYQLGGASAHKVDLLVAELLAAQATFEEELALFAADYEATFGEPVYGLDFIETMWEDYKYAVETKWVPAEGEEPTSDSTVIGYDVTMTSLINELDWAVGNNIATEASAAEAAAGTTQLIITVLLVAGVLVGVGVGLWSVRRITRGVHAVKLSLDAMGDGDLTVEADVKTNDEMGEMAASLAKAQTALRETMAEVIASAQTVAAAAEELSASNAEVAAGSQETSTQAGVVASAADEVNRSVQAVASGAEQMGASIKEISHNANEAARVAANATSVAESANDQVGKLGASSQEIGDVIKVITGIAEQTNLLALNATIEAARAGEAGKGFAVVASEVKDLAQETAKATEEVARRVAAIQDDTGGAVEAIGEIAEIVKQINDFQMTIASAVEEQTATTSEMSRGVAEAAAGSSDIAGNISSVAQASADASQVLDQIGASVNELAELSANLRAKVDYFTY, encoded by the coding sequence ATGGACAACCCAGAAACCCCTCGCCGAGGCCCGCGCTTCGGGCTCGCCGCGCAGATCTTCACGGCCGTGGGCTCGGTCGTGGCCGTGCTCGCGATCGTCGGCACCGTGTCGGTGCTCACGCAGCGCGCCACCACGCAGAGCAACTTCGAGCTGCTCGACTCGCAGGCGCGCATGAACGACTCCGTCATGGCGCTCGACGACGCGCTGTGGGACGCGCGCTCGACCGAGTATCAGCTCGGTGGCGCGTCGGCCCACAAGGTCGACCTGCTCGTCGCCGAGCTGCTCGCCGCGCAGGCGACCTTCGAGGAGGAGCTTGCGCTCTTCGCCGCGGACTACGAGGCGACGTTCGGCGAGCCCGTCTACGGCCTCGACTTCATCGAGACGATGTGGGAGGACTACAAGTACGCCGTCGAGACCAAGTGGGTCCCCGCCGAGGGCGAGGAGCCGACCTCCGACTCGACCGTCATCGGCTACGACGTCACGATGACCTCGCTCATCAACGAGCTCGACTGGGCCGTCGGCAACAACATCGCGACTGAGGCGTCGGCCGCCGAGGCCGCGGCGGGAACGACGCAGCTGATCATCACGGTGCTGCTCGTCGCGGGTGTGCTGGTGGGCGTCGGCGTCGGCCTGTGGTCCGTGCGCCGGATCACTCGAGGCGTCCATGCAGTCAAGCTGTCGCTCGACGCGATGGGCGACGGCGACCTCACGGTCGAGGCCGACGTGAAGACCAACGACGAGATGGGCGAGATGGCTGCGTCCCTCGCGAAGGCACAGACTGCGCTGCGCGAGACCATGGCGGAGGTGATCGCCTCCGCGCAGACCGTCGCCGCAGCGGCGGAGGAGCTGTCGGCCTCGAATGCTGAGGTCGCTGCGGGCTCGCAGGAGACGTCGACTCAGGCCGGAGTGGTCGCGAGCGCGGCCGACGAGGTCAATCGATCCGTGCAGGCGGTGGCCTCCGGCGCCGAGCAGATGGGCGCATCGATCAAGGAGATCTCGCACAACGCCAACGAGGCGGCCCGCGTGGCCGCGAACGCCACCTCTGTCGCGGAGTCCGCGAATGACCAGGTCGGCAAGCTGGGTGCCTCCTCGCAGGAGATCGGCGACGTCATCAAGGTCATCACCGGCATCGCCGAGCAGACCAACCTGCTTGCGCTCAACGCGACGATCGAGGCCGCGCGTGCCGGCGAGGCCGGCAAGGGCTTCGCGGTGGTCGCGTCCGAGGTCAAGGACCTGGCCCAGGAGACCGCCAAGGCGACCGAGGAGGTCGCGCGTCGCGTGGCCGCCATCCAGGACGACACCGGCGGCGCTGTCGAGGCGATCGGCGAGATCGCCGAGATCGTCAAGCAGATCAACGACTTCCAGATGACGATCGCGTCGGCCGTCGAGGAGCAGACCGCGACCACCAGCGAGATGTCGCGCGGCGTGGCAGAGGCTGCCGCGGGCAGCTCGGACATCGCGGGCAACATCTCGTCGGTCGCGCAGGCCTCGGCCGATGCCTCCCAGGTGCTCGATCAGATCGGCGCGAGCGTGAACGAGCTCGCCGAGCTGTCGGCGAACCTGCGGGCGAAGGTCGACTACTTCACCTACTGA
- a CDS encoding methyl-accepting chemotaxis protein, with protein sequence MSFTSVSKGGRLNKRFPLSAQIAVAFGTVVLLLVAVASLSFLQLTSQGEKDVDIMTKIYMSDAKIAETKDSLIAIRMQGLRMLTLDESELPAEWEAQTENFDAFMANIEELSALYLEYFGEELVYAEEDVAAYESYVAGLTAIYDTGSTAEQLSVAELTAYANQVVESMDKLTEQVAAQVEAEVEHSSAETQSVKILLASIAGIAVVLAVGLGLWISRRITKGVSKVQHSLEAMGEGDLTVEADVKTKDEIGDMASSLGKAQSALRETMAEVISSAQTVAAAAEELSAANAQVAAGSQETSTQAGVVANAADEVNRNVQTVASGAEQMGASIKEISHNANEAARVAANATTVAESANDQVGKLGASSQEIGNVIKVITTIAEQTNLLALNATIEAARAGEAGKGFAVVAGEVKDLAQETAKATEEVARRVAAIQEDTGGAVEAINEISEIVKQINDFQMTIASAVEEQTATTGEMSRGVAEAATGSADIAGNISSVAQASADAAQVLDQIGASVNELAELSANLRSRVEYFTY encoded by the coding sequence ATGTCATTCACCTCAGTCTCGAAGGGCGGCCGCCTGAACAAGCGGTTCCCTCTGTCTGCTCAGATCGCTGTGGCGTTCGGCACCGTCGTGCTGCTGCTCGTCGCCGTCGCCTCGCTGTCCTTCCTCCAGCTCACCTCGCAGGGTGAGAAGGACGTCGACATCATGACGAAGATCTACATGTCGGACGCCAAGATCGCAGAGACCAAGGACTCTCTGATCGCGATCCGCATGCAGGGTCTGCGGATGCTCACGCTCGATGAGAGCGAGCTGCCGGCCGAGTGGGAGGCCCAGACGGAGAACTTCGACGCTTTCATGGCGAACATCGAGGAGCTCTCGGCGCTCTACCTCGAGTACTTCGGCGAGGAGCTTGTGTACGCCGAGGAGGATGTCGCGGCGTACGAGAGCTACGTCGCCGGGCTCACCGCGATCTACGACACCGGCTCGACCGCAGAGCAGCTGAGCGTGGCCGAGCTGACCGCGTACGCCAACCAGGTCGTGGAGTCCATGGACAAGCTCACCGAGCAGGTGGCAGCGCAGGTCGAGGCCGAGGTCGAGCACTCGTCCGCGGAGACGCAGAGCGTGAAGATCCTGCTCGCCTCGATCGCCGGCATCGCCGTGGTGCTTGCGGTCGGTCTGGGGCTGTGGATCTCGCGTCGCATCACCAAGGGCGTCTCGAAGGTGCAGCACTCTCTCGAGGCGATGGGTGAGGGCGACCTCACGGTCGAGGCCGACGTGAAGACCAAGGATGAGATCGGTGACATGGCGTCGTCGCTCGGCAAGGCGCAGTCGGCGTTGCGGGAGACGATGGCGGAGGTCATCTCGTCCGCGCAGACTGTCGCGGCTGCGGCGGAGGAGCTGTCGGCGGCGAACGCTCAGGTGGCTGCGGGCTCGCAGGAGACCTCGACCCAGGCTGGTGTGGTGGCGAACGCTGCCGATGAGGTCAACCGCAATGTGCAGACCGTCGCTTCCGGTGCGGAGCAGATGGGTGCGTCGATCAAGGAGATCAGCCACAACGCCAACGAGGCGGCGCGCGTGGCGGCCAACGCCACGACCGTGGCGGAGTCCGCGAACGATCAGGTCGGCAAGCTGGGTGCCTCCTCGCAGGAGATCGGCAATGTCATCAAGGTGATCACCACGATCGCGGAGCAGACGAACCTGCTGGCGCTGAACGCGACGATCGAGGCTGCGCGTGCCGGCGAGGCCGGTAAGGGCTTCGCGGTCGTGGCGGGCGAGGTCAAGGACCTGGCGCAGGAGACGGCCAAGGCGACCGAGGAGGTGGCGCGTCGCGTGGCTGCCATCCAGGAGGACACCGGTGGTGCTGTCGAGGCGATCAACGAGATCTCGGAGATCGTCAAGCAGATCAACGACTTCCAGATGACGATCGCGTCGGCGGTCGAGGAGCAGACCGCGACCACGGGCGAGATGAGCCGCGGTGTGGCTGAGGCCGCGACCGGCAGCGCCGATATCGCGGGCAACATCTCCTCGGTCGCGCAGGCCTCCGCGGATGCCGCCCAGGTGCTGGACCAGATCGGCGCGAGCGTGAACGAGCTGGCGGAACTGTCCGCCAACCTGCGCTCGCGCGTGGAGTACTTCACCTACTGA
- a CDS encoding glycogen/starch/alpha-glucan phosphorylase has protein sequence MSENTPPIAVPEHTVESFTRSYLRELNYGRGVDLDRASPNDKYWALSRAVRHYLTTRWLETLRNQYRDQAKVVAYLSAEFLLGPQLENALLASDLEDIARVSLANLGIDIDELRDVEVEPGLGNGGLGRLAACFIDSLATMNVPSIGYGIRYEYGIFKQTFVDGKQKEQPDHWLRLGSPWELPHPEYSVDVSFGGQTEPSPDGPDGARVWVPAWSVTAVPFNYMVPGYRNGRVNTLRLWSSRAKNEFDLGEFNAGDYAEAVRARTFAENISKVLYPEDSTPQGKELRLQQQYFFVAASLRDFIEHVLPPDYDLVNLPHRITWQLNDTHPVIAVPELMRLLVDERGWAWDDAWAVTQKVFAYTCHTLLPEALEVWSVDLLGRLLPRHLEIIYRINEQFLEEVRETFPDDELRVRRMSIIAEQPERAVRMAHLATVAGFKVNGVAELHSQLLRDKLLNDFAQMWPEKFTNVTNGVTPRRFVKLANPGLSDLITEAIGGSWVTDLEQLRQLDGLANDPEFRRRFREIKGANKHRLAQVLKERDGIEIAGDAMVDAMVKRLHEYKRQSLKLLHIVSLYEGIKSGRTPLESVTPRTFMFGAKAAPGYVRAKETIELINAVGRTINNDPSLEGRLKVVFPPNYNVTLAETLIPAADLSEQISLAGKEASGTGNMKFALNGALTIGTDDGANVEIRQLVGDENFFLFGMTEPEASALQAKGYNPGEYYESDPELKAALNLIASGHFTDGEKGGAVASIFSSLTERDRFMALADFRSYIDAQARVEEAYADYEGWSRSAILNVAHSGFFSSDRSIKDYLDRIWGAKPIDQNG, from the coding sequence GTGAGCGAGAACACGCCGCCGATCGCGGTCCCTGAGCACACTGTCGAGAGCTTCACCAGGTCCTACCTGCGAGAGCTCAACTACGGACGAGGCGTCGACCTCGACCGAGCAAGCCCCAATGACAAGTACTGGGCGCTGTCCCGCGCGGTCCGCCATTACCTGACCACCCGATGGCTCGAGACCCTGCGCAACCAGTACCGCGACCAGGCGAAGGTCGTCGCCTACCTGTCCGCCGAGTTCCTGCTCGGCCCGCAGCTCGAGAACGCGCTGCTCGCCTCCGACCTCGAGGACATCGCCCGCGTGTCGCTCGCGAACCTCGGCATCGACATCGACGAGCTCCGCGACGTCGAGGTGGAGCCCGGCCTCGGCAACGGCGGCCTCGGCCGCCTCGCGGCGTGCTTCATCGACTCGCTCGCGACCATGAACGTGCCGTCGATCGGCTACGGCATCCGCTACGAGTACGGCATCTTCAAGCAGACGTTCGTGGACGGCAAGCAGAAGGAGCAGCCCGACCACTGGCTGCGCCTCGGCTCGCCGTGGGAGCTGCCTCACCCCGAGTACTCGGTCGACGTGTCGTTCGGCGGCCAGACCGAGCCCTCCCCCGACGGCCCCGACGGCGCACGCGTGTGGGTCCCCGCCTGGTCCGTCACCGCGGTGCCGTTCAACTACATGGTCCCCGGCTACCGCAACGGCCGCGTGAACACGCTGCGCCTGTGGAGCTCGCGCGCCAAGAACGAGTTCGACCTGGGCGAGTTCAACGCGGGCGACTACGCCGAGGCCGTGCGCGCGCGCACCTTCGCGGAGAACATCTCCAAGGTCCTGTACCCCGAGGACTCGACGCCGCAGGGCAAGGAGCTCCGCCTCCAGCAGCAGTACTTCTTCGTCGCCGCCTCGCTGCGCGACTTCATCGAGCACGTGCTCCCGCCGGACTACGACCTCGTGAACCTGCCTCACCGCATCACGTGGCAGCTCAACGACACGCACCCCGTGATCGCGGTGCCGGAGCTCATGCGGCTGCTCGTCGACGAGCGCGGCTGGGCCTGGGACGATGCCTGGGCGGTCACGCAGAAGGTCTTCGCGTACACGTGCCACACGCTCCTTCCCGAGGCGCTCGAGGTGTGGTCGGTGGACCTGCTCGGCAGGCTCCTGCCGCGCCACCTCGAGATCATCTACCGGATCAACGAGCAGTTCCTCGAGGAGGTCCGCGAGACCTTCCCCGACGACGAGCTGCGCGTGCGCCGCATGTCGATCATCGCCGAGCAGCCCGAGCGTGCGGTCCGCATGGCGCACCTCGCGACGGTCGCGGGCTTCAAGGTCAACGGCGTCGCCGAGCTGCACTCGCAGCTGCTGCGCGACAAGCTGCTCAACGACTTCGCGCAGATGTGGCCGGAGAAGTTCACGAACGTCACCAACGGCGTCACCCCGCGTAGGTTCGTGAAGCTCGCCAACCCCGGGCTCTCGGACCTCATCACCGAGGCGATCGGCGGCTCGTGGGTGACGGACCTGGAGCAGCTGCGCCAGCTAGACGGGCTCGCGAACGACCCCGAGTTCCGGCGTCGGTTCCGCGAGATCAAGGGCGCGAACAAGCATCGTCTGGCCCAGGTCCTCAAGGAGCGCGACGGCATCGAGATCGCGGGCGACGCGATGGTCGACGCGATGGTCAAGCGCCTTCACGAGTACAAGCGCCAGAGCCTCAAGCTGCTTCACATCGTGTCGCTGTACGAGGGCATCAAGTCGGGGCGCACGCCGCTCGAGTCGGTCACTCCGCGCACCTTCATGTTCGGCGCGAAGGCGGCGCCCGGATACGTGCGCGCCAAGGAGACCATCGAGCTCATCAACGCCGTCGGCAGGACGATCAACAACGATCCGTCGCTCGAGGGACGCCTCAAGGTCGTGTTCCCCCCGAACTACAACGTCACGCTCGCGGAGACGCTGATCCCGGCCGCGGACCTCTCCGAGCAGATCTCGCTCGCGGGCAAGGAGGCGTCGGGCACGGGCAACATGAAGTTCGCTCTCAACGGCGCGCTCACGATCGGCACCGACGACGGCGCGAATGTCGAGATTCGTCAGCTGGTGGGGGACGAGAACTTCTTCCTGTTCGGCATGACCGAGCCCGAGGCATCGGCCCTGCAGGCCAAGGGCTACAACCCCGGCGAGTACTACGAGTCCGACCCGGAGCTCAAGGCGGCGCTGAACCTCATCGCGTCGGGCCACTTCACGGACGGTGAGAAGGGCGGCGCTGTCGCCTCGATCTTCTCGTCGCTCACGGAGCGCGACCGGTTCATGGCGCTCGCCGACTTCCGCTCATACATCGACGCGCAGGCGCGGGTCGAGGAGGCCTACGCGGACTACGAGGGCTGGAGCCGCTCGGCGATCCTCAACGTCGCACACAGCGGCTTCTTCAGCTCGGACCGCTCCATCAAGGACTACCTGGACCGCATCTGGGGCGCGAAGCCCATCGACCAGAACGGCTGA
- the gcvP gene encoding aminomethyl-transferring glycine dehydrogenase, with the protein MTSFVDRHIGPADDAVETMLDTVGYTSLETLVEAAVPESIRLDDVLQLPEARSEDVVLEALRRLATMNRTAVQMIGQGYHDTITPKVIQRGILENPAWYTAYTPYQAEISQGRLEAMLNFQTMIADLTALPIAGASLLDEATAVSEAVLLMRRAVKGKAGGVVVLDSETLPQTIAVVKAQCEAIGLPLRVEELHEDWEVPDDLVGLVIQQPGASGILRDLAHVIDRVHEAGGLVTIAADLLSLAMVKAPGEVGADIAVGSAQRFGVPLYFGGPHAAFISVRYGLERQLPGRLVGVSVDADGDPAYRLTLQTREQHIRRDKATSNICTAQALLAVVASMYAVYHGPEGLREIAMKVHSTAVAAADALNAAGIHIRHEHFFDTILCEVPGGADSVVARAAVDGINLRRVDADTVAVACDEVTRLDILDTVVEAFTATKRHPIYTPPRVAIPRELRRTSDYLTHPIFNTHRSETSLMRYMRRLGDRDLGLDRTMIPLGSCTMKLNSAVEMAAISWPGFATIHPFAPAEQTRGYREMIGQLEDWLAEITGYSAVSVQPNAGSRGEYAGLLAIRAYHRSRGDEQRDVCLIPASAHGTNAASAVLAGMRVVVVGTAADGEIDLGDLKAKLATHGDTVSCIMLTYPSTHGVYEAHVGEVCAAVHDAGGQVYIDGANLNALVGLAKPGHFGGDVSHLNLHKTFCIPHGGGGPGVGPVAVAEHLVPFLPELQQTVRRPAELLRKGAPVSAAPFGSAGILPISWAYIALMGGPGLRRATEVAVLAANYVATRLDEDYPVLYKGPNGLVAHECILDVRPITKETGVTAEDIAKRLIDFGIHAPTMSFPVPGTLMVEPTESEDLGEIDRFIEAMKIIREEIRAIARGEIAVEDSALRNAPHTSASVVADEWDRAYSREQAAFPVPALRVDKYWPPVRRIDNVHGDRNLVCACPPLELFDDADE; encoded by the coding sequence GTGACCTCGTTCGTTGATCGCCATATCGGTCCCGCAGACGATGCTGTCGAGACGATGCTCGACACCGTCGGCTACACGTCTCTCGAGACCCTCGTGGAGGCGGCCGTGCCCGAGTCGATCCGACTCGACGACGTCCTCCAGCTGCCTGAGGCGCGCTCCGAGGACGTCGTCCTCGAGGCGCTGCGTCGTCTCGCGACGATGAACCGGACCGCGGTCCAGATGATCGGCCAGGGCTATCACGACACGATCACCCCCAAGGTGATCCAGCGTGGCATCCTCGAGAATCCGGCCTGGTACACGGCCTACACGCCGTATCAGGCGGAGATCTCCCAGGGTCGCCTTGAGGCGATGCTGAACTTCCAGACGATGATCGCGGACCTCACGGCCCTGCCGATCGCGGGCGCGTCGCTCCTCGACGAGGCCACCGCGGTGTCCGAGGCCGTCCTGCTGATGCGCCGCGCCGTCAAGGGCAAGGCGGGCGGCGTCGTCGTCCTTGACTCCGAGACCCTGCCCCAGACCATCGCCGTCGTGAAGGCCCAATGCGAGGCCATCGGCCTTCCGCTGCGCGTCGAGGAGCTCCACGAGGACTGGGAGGTGCCCGACGATCTCGTGGGCCTGGTCATCCAGCAGCCCGGTGCCTCCGGAATCCTGCGCGACCTCGCGCACGTGATCGACCGCGTCCACGAGGCCGGCGGCCTCGTCACGATCGCCGCCGACCTGCTGTCGCTCGCGATGGTCAAGGCGCCGGGCGAGGTCGGCGCGGACATCGCCGTCGGCTCGGCCCAGCGCTTCGGGGTGCCGCTGTACTTCGGCGGACCGCACGCGGCCTTCATCTCGGTCCGCTATGGGCTCGAGCGCCAGCTGCCCGGTCGCCTGGTCGGGGTGTCGGTGGACGCGGATGGCGACCCGGCCTACCGCCTCACGCTCCAGACCCGCGAGCAGCACATCCGACGTGACAAGGCGACCTCCAACATCTGCACCGCGCAGGCACTGCTGGCCGTCGTCGCGAGCATGTACGCGGTCTACCACGGCCCCGAGGGCCTGCGCGAGATCGCGATGAAGGTCCACTCGACCGCCGTGGCCGCCGCCGACGCGCTCAACGCCGCCGGCATCCACATCCGCCACGAGCACTTCTTCGACACGATCCTGTGCGAGGTCCCGGGGGGCGCCGACTCGGTCGTCGCCCGCGCGGCCGTCGACGGCATCAACCTGCGTCGCGTGGACGCCGACACCGTGGCCGTCGCGTGCGACGAGGTCACCCGCCTCGACATCCTCGACACGGTCGTCGAGGCGTTCACCGCGACCAAGCGCCACCCGATCTACACCCCGCCGCGCGTCGCGATCCCGCGCGAGCTGCGCCGGACGAGCGACTACCTCACGCACCCGATCTTCAACACCCACCGCTCGGAGACCTCGCTGATGCGCTACATGCGTCGGTTGGGGGACCGGGACCTGGGCCTCGACCGGACGATGATCCCCCTGGGCTCGTGCACGATGAAGCTCAACTCGGCGGTCGAGATGGCGGCGATCAGCTGGCCGGGCTTCGCGACGATCCACCCGTTCGCGCCCGCGGAGCAGACCCGCGGCTACCGCGAGATGATCGGCCAGCTCGAGGACTGGCTCGCCGAGATCACGGGGTACTCGGCCGTCTCGGTCCAGCCGAACGCGGGCTCGCGCGGCGAGTACGCAGGCCTGCTCGCGATCCGCGCCTACCACCGCTCGCGCGGCGACGAGCAGCGCGACGTGTGCCTCATCCCCGCCTCCGCGCACGGCACCAACGCTGCCTCCGCGGTCCTGGCCGGCATGCGCGTCGTGGTCGTCGGCACCGCGGCGGACGGCGAGATCGACCTCGGGGACCTCAAGGCGAAGCTCGCCACCCACGGGGACACGGTCAGCTGCATCATGCTCACCTATCCGTCCACGCACGGCGTCTATGAGGCGCACGTGGGCGAGGTGTGCGCCGCGGTGCACGATGCGGGCGGCCAGGTCTACATCGACGGCGCCAACCTCAACGCGCTCGTCGGCCTCGCGAAGCCTGGCCACTTCGGCGGCGACGTCTCGCACCTCAACCTGCACAAGACCTTCTGCATCCCGCACGGCGGGGGCGGCCCCGGAGTCGGCCCCGTGGCCGTGGCCGAGCACCTCGTGCCCTTCCTCCCCGAGCTCCAGCAGACCGTGCGCCGACCCGCGGAGCTGCTCCGCAAGGGCGCCCCCGTCTCCGCGGCCCCGTTCGGCTCGGCGGGCATCCTCCCGATCTCGTGGGCGTACATCGCCCTCATGGGCGGGCCGGGACTGCGCCGCGCGACCGAGGTCGCGGTGCTCGCCGCGAACTATGTCGCGACGCGCCTCGACGAGGACTACCCCGTGCTCTACAAGGGCCCCAACGGGCTCGTCGCGCACGAGTGCATCCTGGACGTCCGCCCGATCACCAAGGAGACCGGCGTCACCGCGGAGGACATCGCCAAGCGCCTGATCGACTTCGGCATCCACGCGCCGACCATGTCGTTCCCCGTGCCGGGCACCCTCATGGTCGAGCCGACCGAGTCGGAGGACCTGGGAGAGATCGACCGCTTCATCGAGGCGATGAAGATCATCCGCGAGGAGATCCGCGCGATCGCACGCGGCGAGATCGCCGTCGAGGACTCCGCGCTGCGGAACGCTCCCCACACCTCGGCCTCCGTCGTCGCCGACGAGTGGGACCGCGCGTACTCGCGCGAGCAGGCGGCCTTCCCGGTGCCCGCCCTGCGCGTCGACAAGTACTGGCCGCCCGTGCGGCGCATCGACAACGTGCACGGCGACCGCAACCTGGTCTGCGCGTGCCCGCCGCTCGAGCTCTTCGACGACGCCGACGAGTAG